The following proteins are encoded in a genomic region of Bacteroidia bacterium:
- a CDS encoding YbjQ family protein: MNTSLLITTSTGLEGYKVTRQLGLVRGITVRSRSVIGNFAGGILAIFGGKNSIYTELCEKAREEAYQLMIFHAHQAGANAIINMRYDANEVMAGMTEVLAYGTAVVVEKVD, from the coding sequence ATGAATACCAGTTTATTAATCACAACCAGTACCGGATTGGAAGGGTATAAAGTTACACGCCAATTAGGTTTAGTACGTGGCATTACGGTTCGTTCACGCAGTGTGATTGGGAATTTCGCCGGAGGGATATTGGCCATTTTCGGAGGTAAAAATTCAATTTATACGGAATTGTGTGAAAAGGCCAGGGAAGAAGCTTACCAGTTGATGATCTTTCACGCCCATCAGGCTGGGGCAAATGCTATCATAAATATGAGGTATGATGCCAATGAAGTAATGGCCGGAATGACCGAGGTACTTGCCTATGGCACCGCTGTAGTAGTAGAAAAAGTCGATTAG